The Gammaproteobacteria bacterium genome window below encodes:
- a CDS encoding 50S ribosomal protein L25/general stress protein Ctc, translated as MSVDFTLNAELRNEQDLGKGASRRLRKKGRVPAVIYGGGEDSVSVTLDHNSLVHSLEQEAFYSHILNVEVAGKSQRAILRDLQRHPYKSTVLHMDLLRVREDTAINVHVPLHFLNEDTCPGVKLDGGVISHNTTEIEISCLPKDLPEFIEVDAGELKLNDSLHLSDIKVADGVTIVELSHGEDHDHVVVSVHVKRAVEEEPVASDEVAEGEEVEGEESKEEGDDKGDDKSSGDDS; from the coding sequence ATGAGTGTCGATTTCACATTAAATGCAGAACTGCGTAACGAGCAAGACCTTGGTAAAGGCGCTAGTAGAAGATTGCGTAAAAAGGGCAGAGTGCCTGCAGTAATTTATGGCGGTGGCGAAGATTCAGTTTCAGTAACCTTGGACCATAATTCATTAGTGCATAGTCTTGAGCAAGAAGCTTTCTATTCTCATATTTTAAATGTAGAGGTTGCTGGTAAATCACAGCGTGCAATTTTGCGTGATTTGCAACGTCATCCATATAAGTCAACGGTTTTACATATGGACTTGTTGCGAGTACGTGAAGACACTGCAATTAACGTTCACGTTCCATTGCACTTCTTAAATGAAGATACCTGCCCAGGCGTAAAACTTGATGGTGGTGTAATCAGTCATAATACAACTGAAATTGAAATTTCATGTTTGCCTAAAGATCTACCCGAATTCATTGAAGTAGATGCTGGAGAACTTAAACTAAACGATTCATTGCATCTTAGCGATATTAAAGTTGCTGATGGTGTAACCATTGTTGAGCTTTCGCATGGTGAAGATCACGATCACGTTGTGGTTTCTGTGCATGTTAAACGTGCTGTAGAAGAAGAGCCGGTCGCAAGTGATGAAGTGGCTGAAGGTGAAGAGGTCGAAGGTGAAGAGTCTAAGGAAGAGGGCGACGATAAGGGTGATGATAAATCATCTGGAGATGATTCTTAG
- a CDS encoding TetR/AcrR family transcriptional regulator — protein MPRPSLKAQRSEEILDAYERCVSRYGVEGATLEKIAEEAQLQRSLLRHNVGNRDDLLYALVDRFIPKTMNDSKLLESYISSKTTPKEFINYLFDESYSDKQSILVAMALIIAAPNYPKIRPRLQKWSEHFTKSIIRTLKQINPKAKPSDYRIVAAGLVGIYFNVESLSPLGSMKTFRSDSKIAAIRLIESI, from the coding sequence ATGCCAAGACCAAGCCTGAAAGCCCAGAGAAGTGAAGAGATATTGGATGCTTACGAGCGTTGTGTTTCGAGATACGGTGTAGAGGGCGCTACTCTAGAAAAAATAGCAGAAGAAGCTCAACTGCAACGCAGCTTACTTAGGCACAATGTGGGCAATCGAGATGATTTACTCTATGCGCTAGTAGATAGATTCATACCAAAAACTATGAATGATTCAAAACTACTTGAATCCTATATATCCAGTAAAACAACACCAAAAGAATTTATTAACTATTTGTTTGATGAGTCATATTCTGACAAACAATCTATTCTTGTAGCAATGGCACTAATTATTGCTGCACCCAACTACCCAAAAATTAGGCCCCGATTACAAAAGTGGTCTGAACACTTTACTAAGTCAATTATAAGAACTCTTAAGCAAATCAATCCAAAAGCTAAACCGAGTGATTATCGAATTGTTGCGGCAGGACTTGTGGGTATTTACTTCAATGTAGAATCACTTAGCCCATTGGGTTCAATGAAAACATTTAGGAGCGATTCAAAAATTGCTGCAATTCGTTTGATTGAATCTATTTGA
- a CDS encoding tetratricopeptide repeat protein, which produces MRMHYSDIYSTIRYSLIDPATQHSILKINVTIPRILYLSGAILLAFGLASCSSIPGSTGGARSSENSIQIRKPQSERYDAQSELMYEVLVGELSGQFGDVDQALEHYVNASLLTDEPSVAERATRIAMFAKDWPAGIKAASRWSELVGENLEISQILGVLELRSGNVDGAVPHFEKIMLAADDSPAKGYSIIGAVLAREPDSESSLKLLEKLVNKHFENPYGHLTLASLAFQSQDFQRTIDESELALGFKPDLIEARAMRAQALMNLDEVDQALAEMKIIVEEEPGNREMRTAYSRMLIGAERYDEAIQEFEVLLVANPNDGELVYRLGLLYLQQEKYAKAKVKFKRLVDRKQRVDESHYYIGRTDEELKNYSEAIAEFENVKQGEYYIDAKARIASIHAERDGLDKAQSYLKDLRDTLSAPESIIEVYLIEGQLLHDEELYVAAMDLYSEGLQEFPGHSDLLYARALMAEEIDRIDLLEADLKTILSEDPENASALNALGYTLADHNTRVDEALGYIKKALEIRPDDPAVMDSMGWVHFRLGNYAEAETYLRKAFGILEDAEIAGHLVELLWAQGNYDEANKVMSDMLKRYPEDEYILELKQRLQ; this is translated from the coding sequence ATGCGTATGCATTACTCAGATATCTACAGTACTATTAGGTATAGTCTAATCGACCCAGCTACACAACACAGTATATTGAAGATCAACGTCACAATTCCACGGATTCTCTACCTATCAGGAGCTATATTGCTGGCTTTTGGGCTGGCTAGTTGTTCATCGATACCAGGTAGCACAGGCGGTGCTCGCTCCTCTGAAAACTCGATTCAGATTCGCAAACCCCAATCTGAGAGATATGATGCCCAATCTGAGCTCATGTATGAGGTCTTGGTAGGTGAGCTATCAGGGCAGTTTGGAGATGTAGATCAGGCGCTCGAGCATTATGTAAATGCTTCATTACTTACAGACGAGCCATCAGTGGCTGAGCGTGCAACTCGAATTGCAATGTTTGCTAAAGATTGGCCGGCAGGCATAAAGGCTGCGAGCCGCTGGTCTGAGTTGGTGGGTGAAAATTTAGAGATTAGCCAAATTTTGGGTGTGCTTGAATTGCGAAGCGGTAATGTTGACGGTGCTGTGCCACACTTTGAAAAGATTATGCTTGCTGCGGATGACTCGCCTGCAAAAGGTTACAGTATTATTGGAGCAGTGCTTGCACGTGAACCTGATTCCGAGTCTTCACTTAAGTTGCTTGAAAAATTAGTTAACAAGCATTTTGAAAATCCTTACGGACATCTAACACTAGCTAGTCTTGCGTTTCAGTCGCAAGACTTTCAACGCACAATTGATGAAAGCGAACTCGCTCTTGGTTTTAAGCCTGACTTGATCGAAGCACGTGCGATGCGTGCGCAAGCCTTAATGAATCTTGATGAAGTTGATCAAGCGCTTGCGGAAATGAAAATTATTGTAGAGGAAGAGCCGGGTAATCGTGAAATGCGCACCGCGTATTCACGCATGTTGATTGGGGCAGAGCGTTATGATGAAGCTATTCAAGAGTTTGAAGTATTGCTTGTGGCGAATCCAAATGATGGCGAACTTGTATATCGGTTAGGCTTGTTGTATTTGCAACAAGAAAAATATGCAAAGGCAAAAGTTAAGTTCAAGAGACTAGTTGATCGTAAACAGCGCGTTGATGAAAGTCATTACTACATTGGGCGTACAGATGAAGAACTAAAGAATTATTCTGAAGCGATTGCTGAATTTGAAAATGTAAAGCAAGGTGAATATTACATTGATGCAAAAGCTAGAATTGCGTCTATACATGCTGAGCGAGACGGCCTTGATAAAGCGCAAAGCTACTTAAAAGACTTGCGTGACACTCTGAGCGCGCCGGAATCAATTATTGAAGTGTATTTAATTGAGGGCCAATTACTGCATGATGAAGAGCTTTATGTTGCTGCAATGGATCTATATAGCGAAGGTTTGCAAGAGTTTCCTGGCCACAGCGATTTGTTATATGCACGTGCCTTAATGGCGGAAGAAATAGATCGTATTGATCTATTGGAAGCTGACCTGAAGACAATCCTTTCTGAAGACCCAGAAAATGCATCCGCACTCAATGCATTGGGTTATACCTTAGCAGATCATAATACTAGAGTGGATGAAGCGCTGGGATACATCAAAAAAGCATTAGAAATTCGCCCTGATGACCCTGCGGTGATGGATAGTATGGGTTGGGTGCATTTTCGTTTGGGTAACTATGCTGAAGCCGAAACGTATTTGCGCAAAGCGTTTGGTATCTTAGAAGACGCGGAAATTGCTGGCCATCTTGTAGAACTTTTATGGGCGCAAGGTAATTACGATGAAGCCAATAAAGTTATGAGCGATATGCTAAAGCGATACCCTGAAGATGAGTACATATTAGAGTTAAAACAAAGACTCCAATAA
- the ispE gene encoding 4-(cytidine 5'-diphospho)-2-C-methyl-D-erythritol kinase produces MQTWSAPAKLNLFLHIIGQREDGYHLLQSAIQFIDLCDELTFNSRADANIVCKNSNSSISQQEDLCVKAAQLLQNKMAAKSENRQGIDIQVNKKIPLGAGLGGGSSDAATTLLALNQIWDCGFQQQELELMAAQLGADVPVFVRGHASWVEGIGEQLSSITIYETWFVVVFPGVHLNTQQMFADSDLTRNCVPIKIRDFLSMCNKGSSCFADTRNVFEPLARRHPVVERAFQCLGEYAPARLTGSGSALFTSCASKPLAEEIAAGCAKEFTAYITKGLNVSPAISLSEYNQP; encoded by the coding sequence ATGCAAACATGGTCTGCACCCGCAAAGTTAAATCTTTTTTTGCACATTATTGGACAGCGCGAAGATGGCTATCATTTGCTACAAAGTGCAATTCAGTTTATTGATCTTTGTGATGAACTAACATTTAATTCGCGTGCTGATGCCAATATCGTTTGCAAAAATTCTAATTCCAGTATTTCTCAACAAGAAGATTTGTGTGTTAAGGCTGCGCAACTGCTGCAGAATAAAATGGCCGCAAAGTCTGAAAATAGGCAAGGCATTGATATTCAGGTAAACAAGAAAATCCCTCTTGGTGCAGGATTGGGAGGAGGTAGCTCAGATGCTGCAACAACTTTATTGGCACTAAACCAAATCTGGGACTGTGGATTTCAGCAGCAGGAACTTGAGTTAATGGCTGCGCAATTGGGTGCAGATGTACCAGTATTTGTTCGTGGGCACGCGAGTTGGGTAGAAGGGATAGGTGAACAGCTTTCATCTATTACTATATATGAGACTTGGTTCGTGGTGGTATTTCCTGGTGTGCATTTGAATACACAGCAGATGTTTGCAGATTCAGATTTGACACGCAATTGCGTGCCGATCAAAATACGCGACTTCTTGAGCATGTGTAATAAGGGGTCTTCATGCTTTGCGGATACTCGGAATGTATTTGAACCCTTGGCGCGACGCCACCCTGTAGTAGAGCGTGCTTTTCAGTGTTTAGGTGAGTATGCTCCTGCTCGATTAACAGGTTCTGGAAGTGCATTGTTTACATCTTGTGCATCTAAGCCACTGGCTGAAGAAATAGCTGCAGGCTGTGCAAAAGAATTTACTGCTTACATAACGAAAGGCTTAAATGTATCACCTGCTATTTCGTTAAGTGAGTATAATCAGCCATAG
- a CDS encoding ribose-phosphate diphosphokinase: protein MVFSGNAHPKLAQDVCDDLNIPIGKAFVSQFSDGEVQVEIQENVRGKDVFVVQPTCMPTNDNVMELLIMVDALKRSSADRITAVMPYFGYSRQDRRVRSIRVPISAKVIANLLQVAGADRVLTVDLHADQIQGFFDIPVDNIYASPILLGDVYKRKDPNLIVVSPDVGGVVRARALAKRLDDADLAIIDKRRPEANKSEVMHIIGEVEGKSCYIIDDLVDTAGTLCAAATALKGHGATSVRAYATHPVLSGKAIENLENSVLDELVVTDTIPLREDARQCTRIRQVEVSGLVAESMRRINQEESVSSLYMD, encoded by the coding sequence ATGGTTTTTTCTGGTAATGCACATCCAAAACTTGCACAGGATGTTTGCGATGATTTAAACATTCCGATTGGAAAAGCGTTTGTTAGCCAATTTAGTGATGGTGAAGTACAGGTTGAGATTCAAGAAAATGTGCGTGGTAAAGATGTTTTTGTAGTGCAACCAACGTGTATGCCTACCAATGACAATGTAATGGAATTACTGATTATGGTGGATGCGCTAAAACGTTCTTCAGCAGATCGTATTACCGCCGTAATGCCATATTTTGGTTACTCGCGACAAGATCGACGCGTGCGATCGATTCGTGTGCCTATTTCAGCCAAGGTGATCGCTAACTTACTACAGGTTGCTGGTGCGGATCGGGTGTTAACGGTGGATCTGCATGCCGATCAAATCCAAGGTTTTTTTGATATTCCAGTGGATAATATTTATGCCTCACCCATTTTGTTAGGGGATGTGTACAAACGTAAAGACCCAAATTTAATTGTGGTCTCTCCCGATGTGGGCGGTGTAGTGCGTGCGCGAGCCCTTGCAAAAAGATTGGATGATGCCGATTTAGCCATTATTGATAAACGTCGTCCTGAAGCGAATAAGTCTGAAGTGATGCATATAATTGGTGAGGTAGAGGGTAAATCCTGCTACATCATTGATGATTTGGTCGATACTGCAGGCACGCTATGTGCTGCGGCCACTGCACTAAAAGGGCATGGGGCCACAAGTGTGCGGGCTTATGCCACTCACCCGGTGCTTTCGGGCAAAGCCATTGAAAACCTTGAGAATTCTGTGCTGGATGAATTGGTGGTAACTGATACAATTCCGCTCCGCGAGGACGCTAGGCAGTGCACTCGAATCCGCCAAGTAGAGGTTTCGGGCTTAGTAGCAGAATCAATGCGTAGAATTAACCAGGAAGAGTCGGTTAGCTCTCTATATATGGACTAA
- a CDS encoding Rieske 2Fe-2S domain-containing protein, translating into MSNKVPVLPKEAYLSQEWFDKEQEFLFSKTWQFVGLIEDVSEHGDYTTAQVGNHPILVVNNNGTLKAFHNICRHRGTPLVTGKGKLSDFMTCPYHHWSYDLNGQLKGVPERKEEFSDLDIDSICLHSASVDVWRSMLWVHVDPDAGKASDYFDQVLPHLGPHHPEKLQEYPEYSTHHEIKANWKIVVENFMDVYHLRYLHQKTLYMYDHKKADYGWDGPHYWFYEPLSKGHKPEMPLIDHIPKDKVGAYVPMLFPNLGLAESESTWSTFHVKPVAPDKCVVETRTRAMPSKTAKLLGSAISWLYSSSDKSDDQLNSGDFMEEDIYVCEQVQKGMNSPLYSVAQTAKRGESTVRTYQEKVLAYIGHSK; encoded by the coding sequence ATGAGTAATAAAGTACCTGTGTTGCCTAAAGAAGCTTACCTATCGCAAGAATGGTTCGATAAAGAACAAGAGTTTTTATTTTCTAAGACCTGGCAGTTTGTGGGATTAATTGAAGATGTTAGTGAACATGGAGATTACACAACAGCACAAGTAGGAAATCATCCGATACTAGTCGTTAATAACAACGGTACATTAAAAGCGTTCCATAATATTTGTCGTCATCGTGGTACACCACTAGTAACAGGTAAAGGAAAGTTATCCGATTTTATGACGTGCCCTTATCATCATTGGTCGTATGATTTAAATGGTCAATTAAAAGGTGTTCCTGAACGTAAAGAAGAATTTTCAGACTTAGATATTGATAGCATATGTTTGCACTCTGCATCCGTTGATGTGTGGCGGAGCATGTTATGGGTGCATGTAGATCCTGATGCAGGAAAAGCAAGTGATTACTTTGATCAAGTACTTCCACACTTAGGGCCACACCATCCTGAAAAGCTTCAAGAGTATCCTGAATACAGTACACATCACGAGATTAAAGCGAACTGGAAAATCGTTGTAGAAAATTTCATGGATGTTTATCACTTGCGATACTTGCATCAAAAGACGTTATATATGTACGACCATAAAAAAGCAGATTACGGATGGGATGGGCCACATTATTGGTTTTATGAGCCATTAAGCAAAGGGCATAAGCCAGAGATGCCACTCATTGATCATATTCCAAAAGATAAAGTAGGGGCTTACGTTCCTATGTTATTTCCAAATTTAGGGTTGGCTGAATCAGAATCTACATGGAGTACATTCCATGTGAAACCAGTAGCACCTGACAAATGCGTTGTAGAAACGCGGACACGTGCTATGCCTTCCAAAACAGCAAAACTTCTTGGCTCTGCAATCTCTTGGTTATATTCGAGTTCGGACAAATCAGATGATCAGCTTAACTCCGGGGATTTCATGGAAGAGGATATTTACGTATGTGAGCAAGTGCAGAAGGGAATGAATTCCCCTTTGTACAGTGTTGCGCAGACTGCTAAACGAGGAGAAAGTACAGTAAGAACGTATCAGGAAAAAGTATTAGCATATATTGGACATAGCAAATGA
- a CDS encoding glutamyl-tRNA reductase has translation MSLLTLGINHTTAPVEVRERVAINEQNLEHALKKLITVPQVDEAAIISTCNRTELYCKVNHVDQGKREILAWLNTFHNLQSSDTQPYLYDHLDDSVVRHIFRVACGLDSMVLGEPQILGQLKSAYQDAVEAGTLGRNLNHLFQHSFNVAKKVRTNTAIGANAVSVASAAVSLSKQIFGDLSKQSALLIGAGETIELAAEHLKSSGVEKITIANRSIERAVRIANQVDGFGVTLMFVNEILPKSDIVISATASTLPILGKGLVERALKLRKHKPIFMVDLAVPRDIEPEVANLSDVYLYTVDDLQNVIESNLQSRKEAAHQAEVIIDHEVENFSLWLRGQGVVDTVRAFRNKAELQRDAVLDKAHKMLEQGKSVEEVLQFLAHTLTNKLTHDPTEALNIAGKEGKNELIDAARILLNISPND, from the coding sequence ATGTCATTACTCACCCTAGGTATCAATCACACCACTGCCCCTGTAGAGGTGCGTGAGCGGGTGGCTATAAACGAGCAAAACCTAGAACATGCGCTGAAAAAATTAATCACCGTTCCACAGGTTGATGAGGCCGCAATTATATCGACCTGCAATCGCACAGAATTATATTGCAAAGTGAATCATGTTGATCAAGGCAAACGAGAAATCCTTGCCTGGCTCAACACTTTTCACAATCTCCAATCCAGCGATACACAACCATATCTTTATGACCACTTAGATGACTCAGTAGTTCGACATATTTTTCGTGTTGCCTGCGGTCTCGACTCCATGGTGCTAGGCGAACCACAAATATTGGGGCAATTAAAATCGGCATACCAAGATGCAGTTGAAGCAGGAACCTTAGGTAGAAATTTAAATCACCTATTTCAACATTCATTCAATGTAGCGAAAAAAGTTCGCACCAACACTGCCATTGGAGCTAATGCAGTTTCTGTAGCGTCTGCTGCCGTATCTTTATCGAAACAAATATTTGGCGATCTAAGCAAACAATCTGCATTACTCATTGGTGCAGGTGAAACTATTGAACTTGCAGCGGAACATTTAAAAAGTTCAGGTGTTGAAAAAATTACCATTGCTAACCGCAGCATTGAACGCGCAGTGCGTATTGCTAATCAAGTGGATGGCTTTGGCGTAACTTTAATGTTTGTAAATGAAATTTTACCAAAATCAGATATTGTTATTTCCGCAACCGCAAGCACTCTACCAATACTAGGTAAGGGATTAGTCGAACGTGCACTCAAACTACGCAAGCACAAACCTATTTTTATGGTTGACCTTGCAGTGCCAAGAGACATTGAACCGGAAGTTGCCAATCTTTCTGATGTGTATTTATACACAGTTGATGACTTGCAAAATGTAATTGAATCCAATCTACAATCACGCAAAGAAGCTGCACACCAAGCTGAAGTAATTATAGACCACGAAGTGGAAAACTTTTCATTATGGCTGCGTGGACAAGGAGTTGTGGATACCGTACGTGCATTTCGCAATAAAGCTGAATTGCAGCGAGACGCGGTATTAGACAAAGCACATAAAATGCTAGAGCAAGGGAAATCAGTTGAAGAAGTACTGCAATTTTTAGCTCATACTCTTACCAACAAACTCACACATGACCCGACAGAGGCATTAAACATCGCAGGCAAAGAAGGCAAAAATGAGTTGATTGATGCTGCTCGTATATTGTTAAATATCTCACCCAACGATTAA
- a CDS encoding aminoacyl-tRNA hydrolase: MSKFKGIRLIAGLGNPGEKHAQTRHNAGFWFVDTLACRENATFKLETKFKGEVAHFSCQGEKIWLLKPQTYMNDSGESLRPFCDFYKISPEQVLVAHDEIDLPNGEAKIKWAGGHGGHNGLRSIFSHLSRDIWRLRLGVGHPGHKDQVVGYVLKQISKSDRAAVDDVIIDAMNTIEDCVSGDLEAAMRRLHSK, encoded by the coding sequence ATGTCTAAGTTTAAGGGCATACGTCTGATTGCCGGTCTCGGTAACCCAGGCGAAAAACACGCACAAACCCGGCATAACGCCGGGTTTTGGTTTGTAGATACCCTAGCCTGTAGAGAAAACGCAACGTTTAAACTAGAAACAAAGTTTAAAGGTGAGGTTGCTCACTTTTCCTGTCAGGGTGAAAAGATCTGGTTACTTAAACCCCAAACCTATATGAATGACAGCGGTGAATCGCTGCGACCTTTTTGTGACTTCTATAAGATTTCCCCCGAACAAGTTTTAGTCGCGCACGATGAAATCGATTTACCGAATGGTGAGGCGAAAATTAAATGGGCGGGTGGGCACGGCGGCCATAATGGTCTGCGCAGTATATTTTCTCATTTAAGTAGAGATATTTGGCGATTACGGTTAGGAGTAGGTCATCCAGGGCATAAAGACCAAGTGGTCGGTTATGTGCTTAAACAAATCAGTAAGAGTGATCGCGCTGCAGTCGATGATGTAATTATCGATGCTATGAACACAATTGAAGACTGTGTTAGCGGTGATTTGGAAGCAGCCATGCGCAGACTGCATTCTAAATAA
- the lolB gene encoding outer membrane lipoprotein LolB: MKRYSLRRQVRLRKLSNLVWLLFSVFISSACVTVEKHQLPPGSEISKQAAWEVHRANIQSVQTWKLKGRVAGKSNNEGFRAGVQWNQLQHNFIIDLHGPLGRKVAVITGKQGSVQLKTSKGEHFDAQDPEELMQRLFGYSLPVNGLRHWLLGIPDPKQSYGSLELNEQGRLRQLNQAGWIIDYKRYHDSEPVLPALIQISSSTLNANIKVDRWTLGAQEN, from the coding sequence ATGAAGCGCTACTCGTTGCGGAGGCAGGTGCGCCTTCGTAAATTATCTAATCTAGTTTGGTTGTTATTTTCTGTTTTTATCTCATCGGCATGTGTCACGGTTGAGAAACATCAACTCCCACCAGGCTCTGAAATCAGCAAGCAAGCGGCTTGGGAAGTTCACCGTGCAAATATTCAAAGTGTACAAACCTGGAAATTAAAAGGTCGTGTAGCAGGGAAGTCAAATAATGAAGGATTTCGTGCAGGTGTGCAGTGGAATCAATTGCAGCACAATTTTATTATTGACTTGCATGGGCCATTGGGAAGAAAAGTAGCGGTAATTACTGGCAAGCAAGGTAGTGTTCAGTTAAAAACGTCTAAAGGTGAACATTTTGATGCGCAAGATCCAGAGGAATTAATGCAAAGGTTGTTTGGCTATTCTTTGCCTGTGAATGGATTGCGACATTGGTTGCTGGGAATCCCTGATCCCAAGCAATCGTATGGTTCATTAGAGTTGAATGAGCAAGGTCGCTTAAGGCAGCTTAATCAAGCGGGTTGGATAATTGATTATAAGCGTTATCATGATAGTGAGCCTGTATTGCCAGCTTTAATTCAAATATCTAGTTCGACATTGAATGCCAATATTAAAGTTGATCGCTGGACTTTGGGTGCGCAAGAAAATTAA
- the ychF gene encoding redox-regulated ATPase YchF encodes MGFKCGIVGLPNVGKSTLFNALTATEIAAENYPFCTIDPNVGIVPVPDPRLDQLASIATSEEIIPTTMEFVDIAGLVAGASKGEGLGNQFLGHIRETDAIAHVVRCFDDENIIHVDGKVDPLSDLETIYTELILSDLEAVEKAVYRVERVAKSGDKEAVAQLELYKKLKEHLENEEVAFTYTVSKEQMPLIRELQLITGKPAFYIANVAEDGFENNQHLNNLEELAKKRSIQVIPVCAQIEAEVAQLDRDEQQEYLSELGLEEPGLNRVIRAGYELLSLQTFFTAGPKEARAWTVSKGATAPQAAGKIHTDFEKGFIRAEVVGFQDYVDANGEAGAKDAGKWRLEGKDYLMNEGDVVHFRFNV; translated from the coding sequence ATGGGTTTTAAATGTGGAATCGTGGGGTTACCTAATGTTGGTAAGTCGACATTGTTTAATGCGTTAACTGCGACAGAAATTGCCGCGGAAAATTATCCGTTTTGTACGATCGATCCAAATGTAGGTATCGTGCCCGTACCAGATCCGCGTTTAGATCAGCTAGCAAGCATTGCAACTTCAGAAGAAATCATTCCAACCACGATGGAATTCGTGGATATAGCCGGATTAGTTGCAGGAGCATCAAAAGGAGAAGGCCTGGGGAATCAGTTTTTAGGTCATATACGTGAAACCGATGCGATCGCTCATGTGGTGCGGTGTTTTGATGATGAAAATATTATTCACGTAGATGGCAAGGTGGACCCATTATCTGACTTGGAAACCATTTATACCGAATTAATTTTGTCAGATTTAGAAGCAGTTGAAAAAGCGGTTTATAGAGTAGAGCGTGTTGCAAAATCTGGTGATAAAGAAGCGGTGGCCCAGCTGGAATTATATAAAAAGCTAAAAGAGCATTTAGAAAACGAAGAAGTTGCGTTTACCTATACAGTTAGTAAAGAACAAATGCCTTTGATTCGCGAACTGCAATTAATTACCGGCAAACCTGCATTTTATATCGCCAATGTTGCTGAAGATGGTTTTGAAAATAACCAACACTTAAATAATCTTGAAGAGCTAGCCAAGAAGAGATCTATTCAAGTGATTCCTGTATGCGCGCAAATCGAAGCAGAAGTTGCGCAACTTGATCGCGATGAGCAGCAAGAATATTTATCAGAATTAGGTTTAGAGGAGCCGGGGTTAAACAGAGTCATTCGAGCGGGCTATGAACTACTTAGTCTGCAAACGTTTTTTACTGCTGGCCCAAAAGAGGCTAGAGCTTGGACCGTTTCAAAGGGAGCTACGGCACCTCAGGCCGCTGGAAAAATCCACACCGATTTTGAAAAAGGTTTTATACGTGCTGAAGTGGTGGGCTTTCAGGACTACGTGGATGCAAATGGTGAGGCAGGAGCCAAAGATGCTGGGAAATGGCGCCTAGAGGGAAAGGATTACCTCATGAATGAAGGTGATGTAGTTCATTTTAGGTTCAATGTGTAG